AGCCATGCCGGACGGCGCGCATGTAAAAAAGTCGAAAACGTGACACCGGCAGCCGCTCTATGACGGTGAATCCAATGGCTTTGTTGTTTACTGCCTGCCCGCCGAGACTGTCAAGCAATAATCGCCCGCACCACCCACCGACGCACAAGGTGACCCATATTGGCACCATCTGGCCACCGGCGACAGCGGCAGGGATGTCGGCTTTGTCGCAATTCGATGGCCTCGGCAGCCATCCGTCTTAGTATAGCGGGCTGATGCTGCACGCCCCCACGGGCAAGCCACCCACGGAGAACCACGATGACCCTTTCGGTCGGCGTGCTGATGGACCCCATCGGCGCGATCAAGATGGCCAAGGACACCAGCTTCGCGATGCTGCTGGAAGCCCGCCGCCGCGGCCACTCGCTGCACTACTTCGAACAGGGCGACCTGGCGCTGCGCGACGGCGAGCCGTGGGGACGGATTGCGCCGCTCGACGTGCGCGAGGACCCGCAGCGCTGGTACACGCTGGGTCCGGCGCAGTGGCGCGACCTGCGCGAACTCGACGTGGTGCTGATGCGCAAGGACCCGCCGGTCGACGCCCAGTTCATCTATGACACGATGGTGCTGGAAGCGGCCCAGCGCGGCGGCGTGGCGGTGATCAACGACCCGCGCTCGCTGCGCGACTGCAACGAGAAGCTGTTCGCGCTGGCGTTTCCCGCATGCATCGCCCCGACCCTGGTCTCCCGCGATGCCGGTGAACTGCGCCGGTTCACCGCCGAACATGGCGAGGTGGTGCTGAAACCGCTGGACGGCATGGGCGGGCGCGGCATCTTCCGGGTCAAGGCCGGCGACAGCAACCTCAACT
This window of the Rhodanobacter soli genome carries:
- the gshB gene encoding glutathione synthase; protein product: MTLSVGVLMDPIGAIKMAKDTSFAMLLEARRRGHSLHYFEQGDLALRDGEPWGRIAPLDVREDPQRWYTLGPAQWRDLRELDVVLMRKDPPVDAQFIYDTMVLEAAQRGGVAVINDPRSLRDCNEKLFALAFPACIAPTLVSRDAGELRRFTAEHGEVVLKPLDGMGGRGIFRVKAGDSNLNSMLETLLGGDAHGAGRQFAIAQKYIPEISAGDKRILVVDGEPVPYALARIPQGDEFRGNLAAGGRGVGVPLSERDRWIVSEVAPELRRRGLLFVGLDVIGDYLTEINVTSPTCVRELDAQFGLNIAGQLFDVIEQHVTGNRKA